In Hemicordylus capensis ecotype Gifberg chromosome 3, rHemCap1.1.pri, whole genome shotgun sequence, one DNA window encodes the following:
- the MAP3K13 gene encoding mitogen-activated protein kinase kinase kinase 13 — MHTHSTMTSSQEPLSWSSSTTMITKTLSEDKDFSGLHGEHISAGLHPSPEIIEDVQDKGFLQSNVLENMSSPVATTVLTSVSEDSREQFENSVLQLTEHEESEMTVHQGNGDSMGGETNNGTDDIKIQFNRSSSGNGGFLEGLFGCLKPVWNIIGKAYSTDYKLQQQDTWEVPFEEISELQWLGSGAQGAVFLGKFRAEEVAIKKVREQSETDIKHLRKLKHPNIIAFKGVCTQAPCYCIIMEYCAHGQLYEVLRAGRKVTPRMLVDWSTGIASGMNYLHLHKIIHRDLKSPNVLVTHNDAVKISDFGTSKELSDKSTKMSFAGTVAWMAPEVIRNEPVSEKVDIWSFGVVLWELLTGEIPYKDVDSSAIIWGVGSNSLHLPVPSTCPDGFKILMKQTWQSKPRNRPSFRQTLMHLDIASADVLATPQETYFKSQAEWREEVKKHFEKIKSEGTCIHRLDEELIRRRREELRHALDIREHYERKLERANNLYMELSAIMLQLEVREKELIKREQAVEKKYPGTYKRHPVRPIIHANAMEKLMKRRGVSHKPGGQTKRPDLLRSDGIPSTEVAPSGSPLSGSPKMSTLNSKGRYRSKPRHRRGNSKGSYNDFAGILKHQPTQDDSAQPSNHHHQQQHHLHHHGHHPRLNIHGQDIANCANNLRYFGPAAALRSPLSNHAQQRISGSSPDLISAAMEADSRRNLEEEEGGKATNWECRTEESCNFCPECRLGTNDANQGQSLEPGQEQPEAPSYDPLYANVQFPGKSGEGEFNCHRSVSSLGSSHPVSTPGLLCKTRPIPKSGDDSSEEEEGEVDSEVEFPRRQRPHRCISSCQSYSTFSSENLSVSDGEEGNTSDHSNSPDELANRREDQLAEKLDDMLSQTPEIPIEISTQSDGLSDKESAVRRVKTQMSLGKLCPEEHGYENLGEFGESACDSSDAECSDATVRTSKACSSATW; from the exons TCACAGTACAATGACCAGTTCTCAGGAGCCCCTGAGCTGGTCTTCCTCTACAACCATGATCACCAAGACTCTCAGTGAAGACAAAGATTTCAGTGGGCTGCATGGAGAACATATATCTGCTGGTCTCCACCCTTCACCCGAGATAATAGAGGATGTACAAGACAAGGGCTTTCTTCAGAGTAATGTACTGGAGAACATGAGTAGCCCAGTTGCCACAACAGTATTGACCAGTGTAAGTGAGGATTCCAGGGAACAGTTTGAAAACAGTGTGCTACAGTTAACAGAACATGAGGAATCGGAAATGACTGTTCATCAGGGCAACGGTGACAGTATGGGTGGAGAGACCAACAATGGAACAGATGATATCAAGATCCAGTTTAACAGATCCAGCAGTGGAAATGGTGGATTTCTTGAAGGACTCTTTGGCTGTTTGAAGCCAGTGTGGAATATTATAGGGAAAGCTTACTCCACTGACTACAAGCTGCAGCAACAAG ATACATGGGAAGTTCCTTTTGAGGAGATTTCTGAACTGCagtggctgggcagtggagcaCAGGGAGCTGTTTTCTTGGGTAAATTTCGAGCAGAGGAGGTGGCCATCAAGAAAGTGAGAGAACAAAGTGAAACCGATATCAAGCACTTGAGGAAGCTGAAGCATCCAAACATCATTGCTTTCAA GGGAGTGTGCACTCAGGCTCCCTGCTACTGTATAATCATGGAGTACTGTGCTCATGGACAGCTGTATGAAGTGTTGCGAGCAGGCCGGAAGGTCACCCCTCGCATGCTTGTGGATTGGTCTACAGGGATTGCGAGTGGAATGAACTATTTACATCTTCATAAAATCATCCACCGAGACCTCAAGTCCCCCAA TGTATTAGTCACTCACAACGATGCAGTAAAGATTTCAGACTTTGGTACTTCTAAAGAACTCAGCGATAAGAGTACGAAAATGTCCTTTGCAGGGACTGTAGCCTGGATGGCTCCTGAAGTGATTCGCAATGAACCTGTCTCTGAAAAAGTGGATATATG GTCATTTGGGGTGGTTTTGTGGGAGCTTCTCACTGGAGAGATTCCATATAAGGATGTGGACTCCTCAGCCATAATCTGGGGTGTAGGCAGCAACAGCCTACACCTTCCTGTTCCCTCTACTTGCCCAGATGGATTCAAGATCCTTATGAAACAAACATG GCAAAGCAAGCCCCGAAATCGGCCCTCTTTTCGACAGACACTAATGCACCTTGACATTGCATCTGCTGATGTGCTGGCCACCCCTCAGGAGACATATTTCAAGTCTCAG GCTGAATGGAGAGAAGAAGTGAAGAAACACTTTGAAAAGATTAAAAGTGAAGGAACTTGTATACACCGGTTAGATGAAGAACTTATTCGTCGGAGAAGAGAAGAACTCAG GCATGCATTGGACATTCGTGAGCATTATGAAAGGAAACTGGAGAGAGCTAATAATTTGTATATGGAGCTCAGTGCCATCATGTTACAGCTGGAGGTTCGGGAAAAGGAGCTCATCAA GCGAGAACAAGCTGTGGAAAAGAAATATCCTGGGACTTACAAACGCCACCCAGTCCGACCAATAATCCATGCCAATGCAATGGAAAAACTGATGAAGAGGAGAGGCGTCTCTCACAAGCCTGGAGGCCAGACTAAACG GCCTGATCTGCTAAGGTCTGATGGCATTCCCAGCACTGAGGTGGCGCCCAGtggctctcctctctcagggAGTCCCAAGATGTCGACACTCAACAGCAAAGGGCGGTACCGAAGCAAACCACGCCACCGGCGAGGAAACAGCAAAGGCAGCTACAATGACTTTGCAGGGATCTTGAAACACCAGCCAACACAGGATGACTCAGCTCAGCcatctaaccaccaccaccagcagcagcaccatctCCATCATCATGGACATCACCCTCGGCTAAACATACATGGGCAGGACATTGCCAACTGTGCTAACAACCTCCGTTATTTTGGCCCTGCTGCAGCCCTGCGTAGCCCTCTTAGTAATCATGCCCAACAGAGGATATCTGGTTCTAGCCCTGATCTTATCTCTGCTGCCATGGAGGCTGATTCACGGAGaaatctggaggaggaggaggggggcaagGCTACTAATTGGGAATGTCGCACAGAAGAGTCGTGCAACTTCTGCCCAGAGTGCAGACTTGGGACAAATGATGCAAATCAAGGACAATCACTTGAGCCAGGACAGGAGCAGCCTGAAGCGCCATCATATGATCCATTGTATGCAAATGTACAATTTCCTGGGAAGAGTGGGGAAGGAGAATTTAACTGCCACAGGTCAGTGTCATCTCTTGGCTCTTCTCATCCTGTGAGCACTCCAGGACTGCTGTGCAAAACACGACCCATCCCAAAG AGTGGCGATGactcctcagaagaagaagaaggagaagtagACAGTGAAGTGGAATTTCCTCGGAGACAGAG GCCACATCGCTGCATCAGTAGCTGCCAGTCATATTCAACCTTCAGCTCTGAGAACCTTTCTGTGTCTGATGGAGAAGAGGGGAATACCAGTGATCATTCAAACAGCCCAGATGAGCTGGCCAACAGGCGGGAAGACCAGCTAGCTGAGAAGCTGGATGACATGCTGTCGCAGACTCCAGAAATCCCCATTGAGATCTCTACCCAATCTGATGGGCTTTCAGACAAGGAGAGTGCTGTACGCAGGGTGAAAACACAGATGTCATTGGGCAAGTTGTGTCCAGAGGAACATGGCTATGAG AATTTGGGGGAGTTTGGAGAATCAGCTTGTGACTCTTCAGATGCGGAATGCTCTGATGCAACTGTGAGGACCAGTAAAGCCTGCAGCTCTGCAACCTGGTAA